From a region of the Acinetobacter larvae genome:
- a CDS encoding ABC transporter permease, protein MNQQLKVGSSRLPLGLVCLFFGLCVLSLGIGSQPLWQNTGFNTEQFWLTITASRVPRLLALILTGVGLSVCGVILQHIVRNKFVEPATSGGLDAAKLGILVAIGTLPHATHMLRMLSAILFCFLASLIYIAIIRRIRLSQQVLVPVIGLMYGSVLSAIAEFYAYQQQILQSMQTWLMGDFSRIVQGHYEMIYVILPIVILTYVYAQRFTIVAMGDAMSRSLGIHYAAIAALGLVLVAVTVGATVITVGAIPFIGLVVPNLVALRYGDHLKTTLPIIALSGASLLISCDIASRLILYPYEVPIGLTAGILGGIIFLLFILRGAQR, encoded by the coding sequence ATGAATCAACAGCTAAAAGTGGGCAGTTCTCGGCTGCCCCTAGGATTAGTGTGCCTTTTTTTCGGTCTCTGTGTCCTATCTTTGGGAATTGGGTCACAACCTTTATGGCAAAACACTGGGTTCAACACAGAACAGTTTTGGCTGACTATTACTGCCAGTCGCGTGCCCCGTTTACTGGCGTTGATCCTAACTGGTGTGGGCTTGTCGGTATGCGGTGTAATTTTACAGCATATTGTACGCAATAAATTTGTAGAGCCCGCAACATCTGGTGGTTTAGATGCGGCGAAATTAGGGATTTTAGTGGCCATTGGCACTCTGCCACATGCTACGCATATGTTGCGGATGTTGAGTGCAATATTGTTTTGCTTTTTGGCAAGCTTAATTTATATCGCCATTATTCGTCGGATTCGCTTGAGTCAGCAAGTCTTGGTGCCTGTCATCGGCTTGATGTATGGCAGTGTTTTAAGTGCGATTGCAGAGTTTTATGCCTATCAGCAGCAAATTTTACAAAGCATGCAAACGTGGTTAATGGGAGATTTTTCACGGATCGTACAAGGTCATTATGAAATGATCTATGTAATTCTACCGATTGTGATACTGACCTATGTCTATGCGCAGCGCTTTACCATTGTGGCTATGGGGGACGCAATGAGCCGAAGTCTCGGCATTCATTATGCTGCAATTGCTGCTTTGGGGCTGGTCTTGGTTGCTGTAACGGTTGGCGCCACGGTCATTACCGTGGGGGCAATTCCTTTTATTGGCTTAGTTGTGCCCAATTTAGTGGCTTTGCGCTATGGCGATCATCTTAAAACAACCTTGCCCATCATTGCATTGAGTGGCGCAAGTTTATTGATCAGTTGTGATATTGCGAGTCGCTTAATACTGTATCCCTACGAAGTTCCGATTGGTTTAACCGCGGGTATCTTGGGCGGGATTATTTTCTTGTTGTTTATTTTACGTGGGGCACAACGATGA
- the prmB gene encoding 50S ribosomal protein L3 N(5)-glutamine methyltransferase, producing the protein MDQPTIRPEQLQEAAQHLNTIRDFIRFGVSALRQYDAHLGQGTEDYFAESSALVLQTLSLEWNADAEILDAVLLPSEKQQFLDLLEQRINQKIPTCYLLNLAYFCDKPFYVDERVLIPRSPIAELIQNRFAPYFADENGQIAAAENGLPEPAHAQPKTPQRILDLCTGSGCIAIALAYAFPDAEVDATDISKDALQVAAINAEHHHMQYQVALLESDLFDKIPAENQYDLIVSNPPYVDAEDMADLAAEFLHEPELALAAGQDGLDLVRKMLAQAADYLSEDGLIVIEVGNSEWAMKQNFHQVDLHWLNFSKGGRGIFALTAAQCRQYREVFLASLTSPQE; encoded by the coding sequence GTGGATCAACCGACTATTCGTCCTGAACAACTGCAGGAAGCTGCACAACACCTCAATACTATTCGTGATTTTATTCGTTTTGGGGTGTCAGCATTACGTCAATATGATGCACACTTGGGGCAAGGAACAGAAGATTATTTTGCTGAAAGTTCGGCTTTGGTCTTACAAACATTGTCTTTAGAGTGGAATGCTGATGCTGAGATTTTAGATGCAGTGTTATTGCCAAGTGAAAAACAACAATTTTTAGATCTTTTAGAACAGCGTATTAATCAAAAAATTCCAACCTGTTATTTATTAAATTTAGCTTATTTCTGCGATAAACCTTTTTATGTGGATGAGCGTGTTTTGATTCCACGTTCCCCGATTGCCGAATTGATTCAAAACCGTTTTGCGCCATATTTTGCCGATGAAAATGGTCAAATCGCTGCTGCAGAAAATGGTTTGCCAGAACCAGCCCACGCACAGCCCAAAACACCGCAACGTATTCTAGATCTGTGCACGGGGTCTGGGTGTATTGCAATTGCACTTGCTTATGCCTTTCCAGATGCTGAAGTTGATGCAACAGATATTTCTAAAGATGCGTTACAAGTTGCGGCAATTAATGCTGAACATCACCATATGCAATATCAGGTTGCACTACTTGAGTCAGACCTCTTTGATAAAATTCCCGCAGAAAATCAATATGATTTAATTGTTTCTAACCCACCTTATGTCGATGCAGAAGATATGGCCGACTTGGCAGCAGAGTTTTTGCATGAGCCAGAACTTGCTCTTGCAGCCGGTCAAGATGGTTTGGACCTCGTTCGTAAAATGCTGGCTCAAGCTGCCGATTACCTTAGCGAGGATGGCTTGATTGTGATTGAAGTGGGCAATTCTGAATGGGCAATGAAACAAAACTTCCATCAAGTTGATTTGCATTGGTTGAATTTTAGTAAAGGGGGTCGCGGTATTTTTGCTTTAACTGCTGCACAATGTCGCCAGTATCGTGAAGTGTTTTTAGCATCACTGACATCGCCTCAGGAGTAA
- a CDS encoding iron ABC transporter ATP-binding protein, which yields MIEVRDLAYQYDRQSVLQDINITFAAHALTALIGPNGAGKSTLLMQLAGLQQPSQGQILLNQQDIRQIKLADYAKQVATLRQFPGFHLKLQVQELVAFGRFPYSKGHLNAQDHQIIAESLQFLGLSALAEKTLDQLSGGQRQMAFLALVIAQQTPVLLLDEPLNNLDMKHAVQLMRALRRLCDEQGRTVILVIHDINFAASYADYILALKDGRIHFSGTVEETVTEQKLSDLYDLTFSIVQDAQGRLCNYFNPRGE from the coding sequence ATGATTGAAGTACGAGATTTGGCATATCAATATGATCGCCAAAGCGTATTGCAAGATATCAATATCACCTTTGCTGCGCATGCATTGACTGCATTGATTGGTCCCAATGGTGCGGGTAAATCGACCTTATTGATGCAACTCGCAGGTTTACAACAGCCGAGTCAAGGTCAGATTTTATTGAATCAGCAGGATATTCGCCAGATCAAACTGGCAGATTATGCCAAGCAAGTTGCAACGCTCAGGCAGTTTCCGGGCTTTCATTTAAAGTTACAGGTACAAGAATTGGTGGCTTTTGGGCGTTTTCCCTATAGCAAAGGTCATTTAAATGCACAAGATCATCAAATCATTGCTGAGTCTTTACAGTTTCTGGGGTTGAGTGCTTTGGCCGAAAAGACGCTAGATCAGTTAAGTGGTGGGCAAAGACAAATGGCTTTTCTGGCGCTGGTCATTGCCCAACAAACACCTGTGCTGTTACTAGATGAACCACTGAACAATTTAGACATGAAACACGCGGTGCAATTGATGCGTGCACTGCGTCGGCTTTGTGATGAGCAAGGGCGTACGGTGATTTTAGTGATCCATGATATTAATTTTGCTGCCAGCTATGCCGATTATATCTTGGCATTGAAAGACGGCAGAATTCATTTTAGCGGCACGGTTGAAGAAACCGTGACCGAACAAAAACTCAGTGACTTATACGACTTAACATTTTCCATTGTGCAAGATGCGCAGGGTAGGTTGTGTAATTACTTTAATCCTAGGGGAGAATAA
- a CDS encoding metal-dependent hydrolase, whose amino-acid sequence MFIAHLPSGYILAKVLNQKLQQNKISKTVFFTSIMLGSVFPDIDLFYFYFFDGRSVHHHKYFLHWFSLWLIIFFISYLYYKFSKHFAKYAYIVLLFSSAALLHICLDTFVGDVWLFAPFIDKSYVFFEVTPRYQPWWLNFIFHWSFLVELMICSMAIFLYFKNKVQTKP is encoded by the coding sequence ATGTTTATTGCTCATTTACCCTCAGGTTATATTTTAGCAAAAGTTTTAAATCAAAAATTGCAGCAAAATAAAATCAGTAAAACAGTTTTTTTTACCAGTATTATGCTTGGATCAGTTTTTCCAGATATTGATCTTTTTTATTTTTACTTTTTTGATGGTAGATCTGTGCATCATCATAAATATTTTTTACATTGGTTCTCTTTGTGGCTTATCATTTTTTTCATATCGTATTTGTATTATAAATTTTCGAAGCACTTTGCAAAGTATGCTTATATCGTGCTGTTATTTTCGAGCGCTGCGCTTCTGCATATCTGTTTGGATACCTTTGTTGGAGATGTTTGGTTATTTGCGCCATTTATCGATAAATCATATGTTTTTTTTGAAGTAACGCCACGCTATCAACCGTGGTGGTTAAATTTTATTTTCCACTGGTCTTTTTTGGTCGAGCTGATGATTTGTAGTATGGCCATTTTCCTTTATTTTAAAAATAAAGTGCAGACTAAACCATAA
- a CDS encoding ABC transporter ATP-binding protein, with product MLKKFIGLLADDAAQFRRYVALCVAYAVLCGLMMGLSLWLLLQLLHGGQINLLLWLVVLILAVALCWYWRAQVEQAGIAVGVKLLQGLRQRLGQHVATLPVGWFNQHNNTQFSHIVNHGVMVIAQLPAHVFTPVLVAMVIAVMMMLALFCINPILGAIALCGLAILVLMFKVSAYLSAQADAAFQQRFAAASQRIVEFAQAQSVLRAFNAEGQSTRLLQQAVDQQHQSGFKLILLSSCAALCNAWVVQSLFAVLFLVTLQGLSLFSAAAIPLADLWLTLAAILVIFRFIEPLLELAGYSEVIRSATEQIQQLEQIFAAQALTEASQPQVLLDHSITIEQLSFRYHDQQPAVLQDIHLYLPAGSMTALIGTSGSGKSTLARLIARFFDPQAGKIMIGGVDVRSMPTAQLAAQISQIFQDNYLFAGSIADNIGIAKAHASDAEIIAMAHQVGLQPLLHRLPEGIHSLVGEGGARLSGGERQRIAIARALMKDAAILLVDEATAALDAENQALISNLLLQLKGQRTILVIAHQLATITDADQIVVLEQGRVVEQGAPEQLLAQQGHYAEFLQQQQRVKGWHIE from the coding sequence ATGCTAAAAAAATTTATAGGACTATTAGCAGATGATGCTGCACAATTTCGTCGCTATGTTGCTTTATGTGTGGCGTATGCGGTGTTGTGTGGTCTGATGATGGGCTTGAGTTTGTGGCTATTGTTACAGCTTTTGCATGGTGGGCAGATCAATCTGCTGTTATGGCTTGTTGTGCTGATTCTTGCGGTTGCACTGTGTTGGTATTGGCGCGCACAGGTAGAGCAAGCCGGTATTGCGGTTGGGGTAAAGCTTTTGCAAGGTCTGCGGCAGCGTCTTGGACAGCACGTTGCGACGTTGCCAGTGGGTTGGTTTAATCAACACAATAATACGCAGTTTAGTCATATCGTGAATCATGGGGTGATGGTAATAGCACAACTGCCAGCACATGTTTTTACCCCAGTGTTGGTCGCTATGGTAATCGCAGTCATGATGATGTTGGCGCTGTTTTGCATAAATCCGATCTTAGGGGCAATTGCCCTATGTGGCTTAGCCATTTTAGTCCTGATGTTTAAAGTAAGTGCTTATCTTTCTGCACAAGCAGATGCAGCATTCCAACAACGTTTTGCCGCTGCCAGTCAACGGATCGTGGAATTTGCTCAGGCACAATCGGTATTACGGGCATTTAATGCTGAAGGACAAAGTACACGCCTGCTGCAACAAGCAGTAGATCAACAGCATCAATCGGGTTTTAAACTGATTTTACTATCCTCCTGTGCTGCGCTATGTAATGCGTGGGTCGTACAGTCGCTTTTTGCCGTACTATTTCTTGTGACCTTGCAGGGTTTAAGTTTGTTCTCTGCAGCAGCTATTCCATTGGCGGATTTATGGCTGACCTTGGCGGCTATCTTGGTGATTTTTCGTTTTATTGAGCCGTTGTTGGAATTGGCTGGATACAGTGAGGTGATCCGCAGTGCTACTGAGCAGATACAACAGCTTGAACAGATTTTTGCAGCCCAAGCTTTAACGGAGGCATCACAGCCACAAGTCTTGTTAGACCACAGCATTACGATTGAACAGTTATCTTTTCGCTATCACGATCAACAACCTGCTGTACTGCAAGACATTCACCTATATTTGCCGGCAGGAAGTATGACCGCACTGATCGGGACATCGGGTTCGGGTAAAAGTACTTTGGCACGGTTAATTGCACGATTTTTTGATCCACAAGCTGGCAAGATTATGATTGGCGGGGTGGATGTGCGTAGCATGCCAACGGCTCAACTTGCTGCACAAATCAGTCAGATTTTCCAAGATAATTATCTCTTTGCAGGCAGTATTGCCGACAATATTGGCATTGCCAAAGCCCATGCCAGCGATGCAGAGATTATCGCGATGGCACATCAAGTCGGACTACAACCCTTATTGCACAGGCTACCGGAAGGCATACATAGTTTGGTGGGCGAAGGTGGGGCGCGTTTATCAGGAGGGGAGCGACAACGTATCGCTATTGCGCGGGCATTGATGAAGGATGCTGCAATTTTACTGGTCGATGAAGCAACCGCTGCCTTAGATGCCGAAAACCAAGCATTGATTAGCAATTTATTGTTGCAACTCAAAGGTCAACGCACCATTTTAGTGATCGCACACCAACTGGCGACCATTACGGATGCCGATCAGATTGTCGTGCTGGAGCAGGGTCGGGTTGTTGAGCAAGGTGCGCCTGAGCAACTGCTTGCACAGCAAGGGCACTATGCTGAATTTTTACAGCAACAACAACGGGTCAAGGGCTGGCATATCGAATGA
- a CDS encoding iron chelate uptake ABC transporter family permease subunit → MNRRLLLLCILLLLLCIGFVFYGAEGDWHYILSKRFLRLGAIAVAACCVACSAIIFQSLVGHRILTPAVMGYEAVYLLWQSLLLYVLGSAGLTLLGSLGQFVLGALLMLLYSLLLQRTVLARAQTDVYQLLLLGLVLSMVMLTISQFIQLKISPGEFTVFQGLSYASFNRVRPDTLLISTTVLLVILYFIRSGCAVLDVMALGREQALSLGVNHQGYLRFYMALLAVLVAISTSLIGPVAFMGIFIANIAYALAQRHRHALTLAFGCVVAMVIFLTAQLLVEHLFNYKTTVSILINLLCGIYFLGLMLYRRGSIT, encoded by the coding sequence ATGAATCGACGTTTGTTGCTGCTCTGCATATTGCTATTACTGCTTTGCATAGGCTTTGTGTTCTATGGTGCTGAAGGGGATTGGCATTACATCCTGAGCAAGCGCTTCTTAAGGCTTGGTGCTATAGCCGTTGCAGCCTGTTGTGTGGCGTGTTCTGCCATTATTTTTCAAAGTCTGGTTGGACATCGTATTTTGACACCTGCGGTGATGGGCTATGAGGCGGTGTATCTGTTATGGCAATCGCTGTTGTTATATGTCTTGGGCAGCGCTGGACTGACGCTATTGGGCAGTCTTGGACAGTTTGTGCTGGGGGCGCTGTTGATGTTGCTGTATTCCTTGCTCTTGCAGCGAACAGTATTGGCACGTGCGCAAACAGACGTATATCAGCTGTTATTGCTGGGACTGGTCTTGAGCATGGTTATGCTGACGATTAGCCAATTTATTCAACTGAAAATCAGCCCTGGTGAATTTACCGTATTTCAGGGTTTGAGTTATGCCTCTTTTAACCGTGTCCGTCCCGATACGCTATTGATCTCTACCACTGTTTTGCTGGTGATTTTATATTTTATTCGTTCCGGCTGTGCGGTTTTAGATGTGATGGCATTGGGGCGTGAGCAAGCTTTGTCTCTTGGGGTCAATCATCAGGGTTATTTGCGTTTTTATATGGCTTTGCTTGCCGTTTTGGTAGCGATTTCGACCAGTCTGATTGGTCCTGTCGCATTTATGGGGATTTTTATTGCCAATATCGCTTATGCCTTGGCACAGCGTCATCGTCATGCGCTGACCTTGGCTTTTGGCTGTGTGGTGGCCATGGTGATTTTCTTAACTGCACAACTTTTGGTTGAGCACCTTTTTAACTATAAAACCACGGTGAGTATTTTAATCAATTTACTCTGTGGCATTTATTTTCTGGGTTTGATGCTGTACCGACGTGGGAGTATCACATGA
- a CDS encoding TetR/AcrR family transcriptional regulator, whose translation MSISAQPSTRGRPRTITHERITNAGIEIGLSNITFVGVAAALGVSHMALYKHVPSLEVLKYLVAEEIFKRWQIPVPEAKTADAAALAGLKEYLLDFTASLRELVKNNPGLTPYLLRRVASTQSMINKIRQHHQEVSERYQLPIDQARWISATIAFHCIAVADTVYSVAGRDPISEVDRAAEEAEMESEFAQSMQALIVGALTLLESNQIDTRFHTAQQQASP comes from the coding sequence ATGTCCATTTCCGCACAGCCTTCGACACGTGGACGCCCACGTACCATTACCCATGAACGCATTACCAATGCAGGGATTGAGATTGGTTTGTCGAATATTACTTTTGTCGGTGTGGCTGCTGCTTTGGGTGTAAGTCATATGGCACTGTATAAACATGTGCCCAGCTTAGAAGTATTAAAATATTTAGTTGCCGAAGAAATTTTTAAACGTTGGCAAATTCCGGTACCCGAAGCAAAAACAGCCGATGCAGCCGCCTTGGCAGGTTTAAAAGAATATCTACTTGACTTCACAGCATCTTTACGTGAGCTAGTTAAAAATAATCCAGGGCTTACGCCCTATTTGTTGCGTCGAGTTGCATCAACACAGTCCATGATTAATAAAATTAGACAGCACCATCAAGAAGTTTCTGAGCGCTATCAATTACCAATCGATCAAGCACGCTGGATCAGTGCCACCATTGCTTTTCATTGTATTGCAGTAGCGGATACTGTTTATTCAGTTGCGGGGCGTGATCCTATTTCTGAAGTGGATCGCGCAGCAGAAGAAGCTGAAATGGAAAGTGAATTTGCACAAAGTATGCAAGCGCTGATTGTTGGTGCATTGACGCTACTCGAAAGCAATCAAATTGATACCCGTTTTCATACTGCACAACAGCAAGCAAGCCCTTAA
- a CDS encoding class I SAM-dependent methyltransferase, which yields MKDLCFKDYFSKNAVGYALYRPSYPTDLINKLANLCSSHQRVLDCACGTGQLSVLLAERFNEVIATDASAAQIEQAESKAGVLYKVAGAEESGLADQSVDLITVAQAAHWLDLDAFYHEVQRVARPNAVIALISYGILHVDGAEDSALQQFYYQTISEYWPIERKHVEDGYQSLYFPFAEITVPPINMYAYWDLEELIGYLKTWSAVHRAQEVLGYNPVDQLQDKLRRQWGNAKTKKKITWPLTIRAGSVNII from the coding sequence ATGAAAGATTTATGCTTCAAAGATTATTTTTCTAAAAATGCTGTGGGTTATGCGCTGTATCGCCCAAGTTATCCCACTGATCTTATAAATAAATTGGCGAATTTGTGTTCTTCACATCAACGTGTCTTAGATTGCGCCTGTGGTACAGGACAACTTTCGGTTCTTTTAGCCGAAAGATTTAACGAGGTGATTGCGACAGATGCAAGTGCAGCACAAATTGAACAGGCAGAAAGCAAGGCAGGGGTTCTTTATAAAGTAGCAGGTGCAGAAGAGAGTGGGCTAGCGGATCAATCTGTTGATTTAATTACGGTTGCACAAGCTGCACATTGGCTTGATTTAGATGCGTTCTATCATGAGGTACAGCGCGTGGCGCGTCCCAATGCGGTTATTGCCTTAATAAGTTATGGGATTTTACATGTAGATGGTGCAGAGGATAGCGCGCTGCAACAATTTTATTATCAAACAATCAGTGAATACTGGCCCATAGAGAGGAAGCATGTGGAAGATGGGTATCAAAGTTTATATTTTCCCTTTGCCGAAATAACTGTTCCTCCCATCAATATGTATGCTTATTGGGATCTCGAAGAATTGATTGGATATTTAAAGACCTGGTCTGCTGTTCATCGTGCACAAGAAGTACTTGGATATAATCCAGTAGATCAGTTGCAAGACAAATTACGCCGCCAATGGGGAAATGCTAAAACGAAGAAAAAAATTACTTGGCCACTCACAATTCGAGCCGGCAGCGTAAATATCATATGA
- the aroC gene encoding chorismate synthase, whose product MAGNSIGQLFRVTTCGESHGVGLMAIVDGVPPGLALSAADLQVDLDRRKPGTSKFATQRKEPDEVEIISGVFEGKTTGTPIGLLIRNSDQKSKDYGNIAETFRPGHADYTYTQKYGFRDYRGGGRSSARETAMRVAAGAIAKKYLAEKFGIVIRGHITQIGNEYATSIDWSIVEDNPFFCADAEAVIRFEALVTSLRERGTSCGAKLELFAENVPVGWGEPVFDRLDADIAHAMMSINAVKAVEIGDGFAVAGQFGHESRDELSQNGFLANHAGGILGGISSGQQIRVAIALKPTASITTAGQSINLQGENTEVITKGRHDPCVGVRATPIAEAMLAMVLMDHFLRHRAQNADVIAPFTAIAP is encoded by the coding sequence ATGGCTGGGAATAGTATTGGACAATTATTTCGTGTCACGACATGTGGGGAATCACATGGCGTAGGTTTAATGGCGATTGTTGATGGAGTACCACCAGGTTTAGCATTAAGTGCTGCAGATTTACAAGTGGATCTGGATCGACGTAAACCAGGTACATCAAAATTCGCTACGCAACGCAAAGAACCGGATGAAGTTGAAATTATCTCTGGCGTATTTGAAGGGAAAACTACAGGTACACCGATTGGTTTGTTAATTCGTAATAGTGACCAAAAATCAAAAGACTACGGCAATATTGCTGAAACGTTTAGACCGGGTCATGCCGATTATACCTATACACAAAAATATGGTTTCCGTGATTATCGTGGTGGTGGTCGTTCAAGTGCGCGTGAGACAGCAATGCGTGTTGCTGCGGGGGCAATTGCTAAAAAATATTTAGCTGAGAAATTTGGGATTGTCATTCGTGGCCATATTACTCAAATTGGCAATGAATATGCCACATCAATAGATTGGTCAATAGTCGAAGATAACCCATTTTTCTGTGCCGATGCGGAGGCTGTTATTCGTTTTGAAGCACTGGTCACTTCTTTACGTGAGCGTGGCACCAGTTGTGGTGCAAAATTAGAGTTATTCGCTGAAAATGTGCCAGTGGGTTGGGGGGAGCCAGTATTTGATCGTTTAGATGCCGATATTGCACATGCCATGATGAGTATTAATGCGGTGAAAGCGGTGGAAATTGGCGATGGTTTTGCTGTAGCAGGACAGTTTGGTCATGAAAGCCGTGATGAATTGAGTCAGAATGGTTTCTTGGCTAATCATGCGGGTGGTATATTGGGCGGCATTTCTTCTGGACAACAGATTCGTGTTGCGATTGCACTCAAACCGACAGCAAGCATTACAACCGCTGGTCAAAGTATTAATCTACAGGGTGAAAATACAGAAGTCATCACCAAAGGTCGTCATGATCCCTGTGTCGGTGTACGTGCAACACCAATTGCAGAAGCGATGTTAGCCATGGTATTGATGGATCATTTTTTAAGACATCGTGCGCAGAATGCAGATGTCATCGCACCTTTTACAGCCATAGCACCTTAA
- a CDS encoding ABC transporter ATP-binding protein, with the protein MHGGDKTTVTQHVSPIRQVLAPIYRPLMLATLLAAVGAMLTLLPMLGIAYLLEHLLLRGSHAILHANIDYSIATITTISVLSLLLGMLLMTAGEMVAHIADNRMTQGLRLKLAEHLSQLPLGWFRQHSSGEVKQILQDDIAMLHSLTAHFYPAVGRAVGSIVMAVLCMLWIDWRMTIVVLLPFLAFVWFLAYAMRASQDKFQDFATKMAAIQTTTVEFSQAIPVLKTFAQSGQASRRYRQAVDAFALAFQEFTRPLVAAMAHAHAMIAPVTILAVVVIAIAVFVEMGWGSVLQLYPFAIIAPAICAPVLLLHTLLHDLQSSTAAAQRVLALFDVEILSYPIPDQAAQIQDHSVRFENVSFAYHDEQVLLHNLNFHLAANQVTAIVGASGAGKSTIAQLLLRFFDVTAGRISLGGVDIRALSPASLYQHIGFVLQDVQLIHASVRDNIALGRLSATAAEVEAVARAAHIHERIMAEEKGYDAIVGVDVKFSGGEQQRISLARAMLLDPPILVLDEATAAVDAASEVAIQQALSQFAQNRTVLIIAHRLQSIMHAAQILVMDDGKIIEQGRHQQLLQQNGRYAALWRLAAQPQAAPALVVTTADDLLSATSTNTSTGARSC; encoded by the coding sequence ATGCATGGTGGTGATAAAACAACTGTAACACAGCATGTGAGCCCAATACGGCAAGTTCTTGCACCCATTTACCGACCATTGATGCTGGCAACATTGCTTGCCGCTGTGGGGGCAATGTTGACATTGTTGCCTATGCTCGGAATTGCCTATCTGTTAGAGCATCTGTTGCTGCGTGGTAGTCATGCGATATTACATGCCAATATAGACTATAGCATCGCGACCATAACAACAATCAGTGTGTTGAGTTTATTGTTGGGGATGCTGTTGATGACTGCGGGTGAAATGGTGGCGCATATTGCGGATAACCGGATGACGCAAGGTTTACGCTTAAAGCTTGCTGAACACCTGTCGCAACTACCTTTAGGTTGGTTTAGACAGCATAGTTCTGGCGAAGTAAAGCAGATTTTGCAAGATGATATTGCCATGTTACATAGCTTAACGGCACATTTTTATCCGGCTGTAGGGCGTGCTGTCGGCAGTATTGTCATGGCTGTGTTGTGCATGTTATGGATCGATTGGCGTATGACAATCGTGGTGTTATTGCCATTTTTAGCTTTTGTCTGGTTCTTAGCGTATGCCATGCGGGCAAGCCAGGATAAGTTTCAGGATTTTGCTACGAAAATGGCAGCCATACAAACGACGACTGTGGAGTTTTCACAAGCGATTCCTGTACTCAAAACCTTTGCACAAAGTGGGCAAGCATCCAGACGTTATCGTCAAGCCGTAGATGCATTTGCACTGGCATTTCAAGAATTTACACGACCTTTGGTGGCTGCAATGGCTCACGCCCATGCCATGATTGCCCCAGTCACGATTTTAGCTGTGGTGGTCATCGCTATTGCTGTATTTGTTGAGATGGGCTGGGGCAGTGTACTTCAGTTATATCCTTTTGCCATCATTGCACCGGCAATATGCGCACCAGTATTGCTATTACATACTTTATTGCATGATTTACAAAGCAGTACTGCGGCAGCACAGCGGGTATTGGCTTTATTTGATGTAGAGATTTTATCTTATCCAATACCAGACCAAGCAGCACAAATTCAAGACCATAGCGTGCGCTTTGAAAATGTCAGCTTTGCTTATCATGATGAGCAGGTGTTATTGCACAATTTAAATTTTCATTTAGCGGCCAATCAGGTGACGGCTATTGTGGGCGCTTCGGGAGCAGGAAAGTCTACCATCGCGCAATTATTATTACGCTTTTTTGATGTCACAGCAGGGCGAATTAGCCTAGGTGGTGTCGATATCCGTGCCTTAAGTCCAGCAAGTTTGTATCAGCATATCGGATTTGTCTTACAAGATGTACAACTGATTCATGCCAGTGTACGCGACAATATTGCACTTGGGCGTTTATCTGCAACCGCAGCAGAAGTCGAAGCGGTTGCACGTGCAGCACATATTCACGAGCGTATTATGGCTGAGGAAAAAGGCTATGACGCTATAGTCGGTGTTGATGTGAAATTTTCAGGAGGTGAACAACAGCGCATCAGTTTGGCACGTGCCATGTTGTTGGACCCTCCGATTTTAGTCTTGGATGAAGCAACCGCAGCTGTTGATGCAGCCAGTGAAGTTGCTATTCAACAGGCGCTATCACAGTTTGCACAAAATCGTACAGTCCTGATTATTGCACATCGCTTACAGAGCATTATGCATGCCGCACAAATCTTGGTGATGGATGATGGAAAAATTATCGAACAAGGTCGTCATCAGCAATTATTACAGCAAAATGGTCGATATGCTGCCTTGTGGCGACTTGCAGCGCAACCACAAGCTGCACCAGCGCTGGTCGTGACCACAGCGGATGATCTGCTAAGTGCTACAAGTACAAATACAAGTACCGGAGCAAGATCATGCTAA